Part of the Prunus dulcis chromosome 8, ALMONDv2, whole genome shotgun sequence genome is shown below.
ACGAGTTCCAGTATTTCCAAAAGGTCAAAAAGTATACATGACTATGTTTTCATTGACACTAGTATACTGGAGCTCCTCGTTTTCCCATGAGGCGTAATGATCTTTATCTTACAATAACAGGTTGATAGAAGGTACAAGCACTATTACCATCAGATGCAAATTGTGGTATCATCATTTGATGTGGTAGCGGGATGTGGGGCAGCTAAACCATACACAGCAGTTGCCCTCCAGACTATTTCACGCCACTTTCGATGCTTACGTGATGCAATCACAGGGCAGATACGAGCAACCCGTAAAAGCCTTGGGGAGGAAGGTACATCAGGAAGCATTAAAGGAGTTGGAATATCTCGCCTCCGTTATGTGGACCAGCAACTCAGGCAACAGAGGGCCCTTCAGCAACTTGGTATGATGCAACAGCATGCATGGAGGCCACAAAGAGGTTTGCCAGAAAGCTCTGTTTCGATTCTGCGAGCATGGCTGTTTGAGCACTTCCTTCATCCGTAAATCCTCTGACTTCAACCTTTTTCTCGAACTATTGTTTTTGGGAGATATCACAGTCCTTGACTTAATTTAATGTCTAACTATTGATATTTTCCAGCTATCCGAAGGATTCTGATAAGATCATGCTAGCAAGGCAGACAGGCTTGACTAGAAGTCAGGTAATGGGGAAGTAATCgtattttatatatagatttgGCTAGGTGCACCATTCACATATGTGACTGGGAATAGGATATTTTTcctattttgaatttgatacaTATAAATCTGTTGAATTAGGACATGGAATGTGTTGATTCTTAAAGGGATACATAGTTAGGAAAACTGTGGAGCTGAGTAGTTGGTAGGGGTACTTGCTGAGTATTAcgaaagaaaaagcaaaagaatgCTGTCTACATTAAGGAGGAAAATATAGCCAGTTCCTTGCTAGAAATATGAACTTTACTGCAGCAGTTACTTTATTGTTACTTTTCAAAGTTGATGGGTATGGTATTGCCATAACAagttattcaaataaacttaatattgttttatttgaataaaaaaaattagcattTACAGATAATATATCAGTTACCGAGTACAAATATCTTCATTTTAATTCGATGCAACTTGAGATCTCAAAGTTCATGTACTCTTTCATTGTGGCACAGGTCTCAAACTGGTTTATAAATGCACGGGTGCGTCTCTGGAAGCCCATGGTCGAGGAGATGTACAAAGAAGAGGCTGGTGATGCGGAAATGGACTCCAATTCTTCATCTGAGAATGCACCTCAAACGAAAAAAAGTGACATGAGGACCATGGAAGATGGAGTAGAAGATATGCAGCCTAGTGCTAGTTCGACATGCACTGAGAGATGCAGCACTGGACAATTTATGGACTCCAAATCCGACCATTTCCATGATGTGGAAATGGCTGGATCCACTGGGTCTGCCAGTTTCCAAAATGGGACTCGTCGCGAAGCTGAAGCTCAGTACGGGCTGGTGAAGCTTAGAGAGGGGCAAAGGGCTGGTATGGATGACTGTAGCCTCTTTTCTGATCCAAATGTTCACTCTGATAGGAGCAGTGAGAGGTATATGGAAGCAGCTGATGCATACCACATGCCGGAGTTGGGGAGATTTGGAAGTGGAAGCGGGGTGTCTCTGACATTGGGGTTGCAGCATTGCGATGGTGGTAGCCTGCCCATCTCTACTGGAACTCATCACAGTTTTGTTGCCATGAGAGGGGATGATTTATACAATCCTGCAGCTTCTTCTGTAGGATCTGAGACAGCGGATTTTGAATGCATGGATTCTGGGAACCAACAACACAGATTCAGTTCCTCCCATCTTTTACGCGATTTCGTCGTGTGAAGATGCTTCATTGCATATCCACATTGCTTATTTTCAACCTATTCTTAGGGGGAGAAACAACAGACATTGATAGGCTTTGGACTGCGTGTTTAGGAACATTCGTCTTTGCTTGCAAATGGTGAAAAGAAACATTGTACTCCTCCAGACATGAAAACATACTAGTACAGTTGTATTATATGAAGAAATTGATTGAAAGATCAGCATATTTGTAAAGATAAGAtacatatttctttcttttttggtttaatatgtggaagggaaaaaaaatgtacaatCAGTGCTCACTGTGGTAATggtattgaagaaaaaaaattatattatagtTTGCAATAATAAGGCTTCCTGACAAATTGTCTGCCTGTTATTTCAACGTTGCCTGGTCAATTTCACAAGAGCAACAAAGCCAACAAGAGCCCTTCTTTTGGCCCGGCTTTGCTGTTTGCTAGATACTTATGTGCATGGTAATACAAGTGCTTAGGAGGAAGTTATTGGTACCcgaagtttttaaaataaacattaaaactACTTTATTTGATAGGGGTATAATTGGTATTTTAACTCTCTTCGGTTGATAAAGAGGGCTCTCTTATCTAAACTACATAGATGGATGGATATTGGCAGTCTTTCACATGCAACTCTAAATAAGTTGCTTCTATGCAGCAAGTTCCCTTTCTTAAATTACGGTTTGGCTAAATCTAAGAAAGATCTTTGCTTTTACAAGGGAGTTTTAAGGTTTGCTATGAGCAAGTCCACCAAGGAGCCCAAGCTCGAGACTGGGGGGCTGTGAGAAAAACCCAGTTCCAGCGGGCCACTTTTGCCTGGGCTGGCTGTGGGACCCACAAAGACGGGCTGGCTCGAAGGTAAGTTTCGCTCGAGGGGAGGATGACGTCATTGCAcggtttaaatttttttaccatttGAACTCACGTGCGCTGACCCTAGCCTTGCGCATTTCCAACAACTAGAAGACACGTGTCGCAGCCTGGGCGCTCCGATCTGCTTCTCCTCCTCCAATCCAAAGGCTGGCCTTTTTTTAACaacaaaattatgaaaaaaataccaaaaaattctaaattattttttcttctataaatacctataaatacccttcactttcaacaccaatcctcatacattttcttctacttctactattattcactatttactcaacattttattctctttcaaattgaatttttatttcttatctttatggcttcttctatcgaaaccggagggtcgtggagcaccatggaagatgttttctTGTCCGAGTCTTGGGTCCAAATTAGTCATTGTCTCGTGTcaggcaatgagatgaaattttgtcatatgtggaaaaaaaattcatgccgaattttgtgaaaaaattccggggtcgACTCGTACGAAAATGGCATTgtctagtaggtggaaaattttcaataaagagttggcaaaatggagagatgccttGGCAAAAGCGAGGGACAACcatagaagcggggaaaatcttaGTAGCGAGgtaaatattttgtaattttcgtcttattaagtttaatgtcctaatatatatatatttgtaatgtttcttgcattttcaatattttgttaatatttattgcattttcaattgtttcttaatatttgtTGCACTTCCAAtatatttgtaaggttaattgcattttcgttatatatatatatatatatttatgttacttgcatatctaatatattttaaatatttcttgcatttccattattattattattattattttttgtggttaatagatgattcaagcacaaatgtggtttggtgcaattgggcaaggcaaaaaaactttcaaccatcatgaatgttgggaggtggtgaaaaaTTACAAACGCTTCAGAATTATTCCCACGGACCCCGCTGTtatgttaaacgagacgccactccatGATTCAACGACATTGGATTCACATCTCGATtcccctatgagtcaagactcacccatcgaaaaggagccgaggcccattggccgaaaggctgCGAAGACGAAGAaagggagtaattctagcagTAATACATCAAaaattttggaggaaattgcaaggcagaGAGCAccataagaattgaaatggagcgGAAACACCAAGAGAACGAGATGGCAATTCGAGCAGAATTTATACAAGAAAGGGAGTTTTTGCGCAAAGAACTCATTGACAAGaaggatcgggaaaccatggccatggatacaaacCATATGTCccttgaaacaaaacaattttggaagctagaacaaagggatgttatgagaagaagactttttcCGTGACGATGGGCCTAACAACACgaattggttaaatgatcaaaaccattaaattagttggtgtaccttttatttatttgtatttttcatgttttgtattaaaattgttgtaatccatgtattttattttagtagtagtaattcttaatgacttgtattggctttctttatttaataaacaaagcgttcaataaaatacctttttattcaacatattccatacatcaaacaaaacataattaaaaggaaaaaccacaaccaaagcataaattttttttttaaaaaaaactacaaccaaagcacaataataaaaacaaaccacaaccaaaccataaaaataaaaaaaacaacacaaccaaaccataactaaataaaacctaaccaaagcatctatgcttCATCATTCACcgtcattgcctttcaccacTTATAGATGCTTCATCAAGTCAAGTTGACGcctttcatgaatatacgaagattgcatctctgtatatcgatctacCATACGGGTCATGAAACGACCATCCCTAACCAACGGATCCGGCTGAAATGGTTCTCCACTTGGCCtcatgggcctttcataaattcgtgtcaaggccgtgttcatgggatctGGTTCGTAGACCTTTgcagcatcgtaatcatactcatcctccacaatcatattatggaggatgatgcaagtcatcataatgcttctcaagacctcctcatcaaacatacgtgccgcacctcgaataatcaaccaccgagctttGAGggtgccaaaacacctttcgacatctttcctgtatccttcttgataggaagcaaataatttttagtttgggatcggggattcggaatggatttgacaaatgTGGTCTACCTCGAgtagatgccgtcagctagataataccccgtctagtatactgtattgttgatttgataGCTCATATTCAGGCCTTGACCTCTCAAAATATCGTTGAAGACCGGAGATTGACCCAACatgttgaggtcattttgagattcggcaactccgaagaaggcatgccaaacccatgtatcgaagccagcaacgacttcaaggatgatacttttttggccttttctatttccgtaatctccttgccaggcagttgggcaattcttctagttgatgctaccaatcattcttggaaatcctcgagcttcggctttttgtagaagccgttggaggtcctTGGGAGTAGGTCtgcgcaggtagtccctagtgtacagagtttcgactgcatcacaaaatcttaccaaggcctccaacgtagtggacNNNNNNNNNNcaatctcatccacctgatcagcagatgctccatacgccaacattcgtataacagctgtaagcttttgctccggaagaagcccc
Proteins encoded:
- the LOC117636521 gene encoding BEL1-like homeodomain protein 7; this translates as MSTYYTGSNNQKDATPMLYLREPLPSSYPEAPVLPGNMMMYMNSGSYSDALAGSSQQQNNCIDVVSSAGASDNNSQQQDVLSHLGGSRVGEQGFSPWREGRNEMLVTHPMGGSAAILHGGQNLQGQGLSLSLSTQIPSGMQMPSIPYRNPNMGFASFLSPNPSISSEGDCRNGSFRDEQPRNVEYLQSGFPGGNPDSSKGDLSPYGMSSIARAIPNNKYLKAAQQLLDEVVNVQKALKQQDREKNQSTHEHRDDGSKNELESGVSSNPQDTASNSQCELSHAEKQELQSKLTKLLSMLDEVDRRYKHYYHQMQIVVSSFDVVAGCGAAKPYTAVALQTISRHFRCLRDAITGQIRATRKSLGEEGTSGSIKGVGISRLRYVDQQLRQQRALQQLGMMQQHAWRPQRGLPESSVSILRAWLFEHFLHPYPKDSDKIMLARQTGLTRSQVSNWFINARVRLWKPMVEEMYKEEAGDAEMDSNSSSENAPQTKKSDMRTMEDGVEDMQPSASSTCTERCSTGQFMDSKSDHFHDVEMAGSTGSASFQNGTRREAEAQYGLVKLREGQRAGMDDCSLFSDPNVHSDRSSERYMEAADAYHMPELGRFGSGSGVSLTLGLQHCDGGSLPISTGTHHSFVAMRGDDLYNPAASSVGSETADFECMDSGNQQHRFSSSHLLRDFVV